ATCAGGAAGCCGAAGCCATCCGGATGCCTCTGGATGCGGCCGGTCACGACCGTGCGCGGCGCGACGCCCGTGCTGCCACCCGGAAGCGCATATTGCGCGCTCCCCAGGCGCATCAGCTCCCCCTGCTCCACCATGTCGCGGATCAGCCGCTTGAAAGTCATCCGGTGGCGCTTGTCCACCTTGAGCCGGCGCAGCAGCTCCCGCAGGCTGGCGGCGGGAAAGTCGGGGCGCGACAGCGCGGCGCGTACTTCCCTACGGTCGGGGACGGGCGACGGGTCGGCGTGGCGTGGCGGCTTTCGCGGGCGAGGCATGCAGGGTCTCCATTCGTCTCCCCACGTCGGGAGGCGATGATTCTAGCGCGGCGACCCGACTGCCGGAAAAAACGGCCTGATCTCTCGAGCTCTCGATCCCAGGTTCGCTCCCAACACCGCCATCCGCCGGCATGCCTCCGACAGGCTCCGGCGCCGCATGCTCGACAGCCTCTCTCCGGCGAAGCTGTCCGCCGGGGCGCTCGAGATCACGGAATTCACCGAGAAGCTTCCCGGTCGTCTCAACCGGCTGATCGACGCGGTCTCGGAGAACAAGGTTCAGCTCCGCGTGAAGGCCATCGACGAGGTGCTGCTGATGGAGGGGCTGCAGAAAATCGCCAACCGCATCACCCTCGGACTGGTCATCTCGGCCCTGATCGTCGGCGCGGCCCTGCTGGTGCGCGTCGACACCTCCTTCCGCATCCTCGCCTATCCCGGAGTCGCCTTCCTCCTCCTTGCAGCCGCCGGATTGAGCGCGCTGATCCTGGTCCTCAACATTCTGCTGCGGGACCTGCAGGTCGGCCCCACGAAGATGCGGGCGCTCCGCCAGCAGAGCAAGTCATCCTAGCTTCCGGCTTGCGTTGCGGCACCCGCCCGCGTCTTGTATGCTATGCGGCCTGCTACGTGCCGAAGTGGTGAAATTGGCAAACACGCTAGATTCAGGGTCTAGTGCCCGCAAGGGCTTCGGGGTTCGAGTCCCCGCTTCGGCACCAGCTTCTCCCCGCTGCTTAGCGCCCGCGCGCGCCGCGCTCTTCCCGCAAAACTGTTGAACCCTCTTCGCGGCTTGCAGTAGACTTCGGTGGAATGGCCTGGACAGCAAGGAGCGGACATGCCGAAGTGGAACGACAAGGACCTGGAAGAATTCGCCGCGCTGATCAAGAAGGAGCGGGAAGCCCTCAACGAGTTCGAGCACCTGATGCGCCTGGTGCGGGATGAATCGGAATCCCTGGACAACATCCAGCCGCGTATTCAGGAGCTCTTGAAGACCGTGAGCGATACGACTTCGCGACTGCAACGGTTCCTGCAGGCGGGAGGCTGAGCCTGGCGGCTCAGTGCTCCTTCAGGAACTTCTTCACCGCGGCGTCCGCCTCCTCCTTCCTCCAGAATGCCGCCCGGAACACCGCGTCGGCGGAGCCCATGCTGCGCGGCAGCTGGAAGAGCCGGGCGTAGAACGCCCCACGATACTCCGTCAGCAGCACTTCGTAGGTATTGCCCTCGGCGGTGCTCACCTGCCGCCGGCTCGTCGATCCGCTCCCGAGGTCTCCTTCGGACGCCTCCGGCACCGCTCCACGCGCCGTCGCGGGACGGCTTTGCGGCTTTTCCGCGGACGGCCGGGTCCTCGCCTTATCCGCCGCCTCGCCCGCCGACGCCGCGAACTCGATCCCCATCGAGCCGCGCAGGCTGCGCTTGAACGCGGGCGGCAAGTCCTTCACCCAGCGCACCACCCCGCGCGTCGACACGGTCTTTTCCGGGTAATCGATCTGCAGGACGAGAACCGTGTGCGGAGGGTAGATGATGGTGCAGCGCAGGTGGATGCCGCTGTCGGAAACATCGTCGGTGTAGCCGCTGTGCGCCAGATCGCCCGGACCAAAGCGCACCGCGATCCGCTTTCTCGATCGCGGATGGCGGCGCCGCTCGGAAGCCTTCCTTTCGCTCAAGACGGCGATCTCAGGCCCGCTCCTTCGCGGCGAAAAACATCTTGACCCCCGGGCGCCGACGAGGCATATTCGCAGCCTCGACTCCATGCTTCCTTACGAGGGCCATCGGCGTGACCATCTTCCGCTTCGCGGACAACCTCGCCCTCCGCGTCGGCCGTCGCGGCGTCTGGATCTATGCTCCCGACGTCAGCGCCCACCCGATCCACCTCGATACCCGCGTCCTGCGCGCGACGGGACTGCCGGTTCTCTGCGCAGCCGGCGATGAGCCCGCCCGCGCGGAGGCTCCGGATCCGTCCCTTCCGGGCCAGGCTCGAACTTCCTGAGCCAGTATTCGACCTCGGAAGCGCCGACGAGGCCAGGCTTTTCCCCTTCTACGCCCTGTCTGGATCGCCCTTTCGGCCTGCGCGCCTTATGCAGGCGTCTGAGGAAAGCTTCCGATGAGATCCAACGCGCCCCTTCCGCCCGGGCCGCACGGCCGATGTCCTTGACGTCGGAGGTGACGACGAGAAGGGAGGATCTCCGCGGCTCTGCGGCGATGATTTCCAGGATGGTCTCGTCGGCTGAGCGCGGCGGGCGCGAGAAGCGCACCTCGACCCCCTGCCGGCGGCGCCCGGCCGAGCCGGCGCCCCCCTCCCGGCCGTCGAAGACGACCCGGATGAGCATATCGCCGGAACGATAGGCCGCAAGCTGGTCCAGGAGAGCCTCGCGGGCCTGCTCCAGGCTGTGCCGCGCCATCTCCTGCAGGGCCGGGTCCTTGTGAAGGAGGTTGTAGCCGTCGACCAGAATCTTCTCCATCCGGGCGCCTTATAGCATGCGCCCTGGCAGGGGGCAAGGGATCGAGTTGACCGGCGGCCGCGATTCCCTCTAGAATCTGCGGCACTCTTCGAAAGGAGCCGACTTGGCGGATCCAAAAGGACAGCGGCAGCGCGGCGGCGCGGGCAACCCCGCACGGCGGGAGACGGCGAGCGAGCTGATTCCGGCACACCCGCTCAGCGCCCGCGAGGCGATGATCCAGCTCCTGCTGCTCATCGGAATCCCCCTCACGCTCCTGCTGCTGGCCCGCTACGTCCTGCGCGCCCTTTTCCCCTCCCTCGGCTATTGAGACGGGCGGAAACTTCCTTCCGCGTTCCTTGACAGCGCCGGAAGCGTTTGTTTAGCATGACTCCCGCCTGCCGCAATCCGCGGCAACCGCGGACGGAACCTCCATGAATCGACCGGAACCCTCGGTGGCCCCGGAAACGCCCGAGAGCGCGCCCGGGGACAAGCTCGTCGCCCACTTCAAGGACGGTATCGTGGCGCGCGGCTACTCGCGCGACTTCGCCCCGGAGCAGGAAGTTTTCCATCTCATGGCGGCCGAAGAAGGAATCACCTCGTCCCGCCGCATCCACCGCGAGCAGCTCAAAGCCCTCTTCCAGGTCAAGACGTGGGGAACGCCGGGAGGACACGCCGACCGTCGCAAGGCCTTTCCCACCGAGCCGTCGCAATGGCCCGCACCCCG
The window above is part of the Candidatus Polarisedimenticolia bacterium genome. Proteins encoded here:
- a CDS encoding NYN domain-containing protein; amino-acid sequence: MEKILVDGYNLLHKDPALQEMARHSLEQAREALLDQLAAYRSGDMLIRVVFDGREGGAGSAGRRRQGVEVRFSRPPRSADETILEIIAAEPRRSSLLVVTSDVKDIGRAARAEGARWISSEAFLRRLHKARRPKGRSRQGVEGEKPGLVGASEVEYWLRKFEPGPEGTDPEPPRGRAHRRLRREPAVPSRAGRGYRGGSGGR
- a CDS encoding PilZ domain-containing protein — its product is MSERKASERRRHPRSRKRIAVRFGPGDLAHSGYTDDVSDSGIHLRCTIIYPPHTVLVLQIDYPEKTVSTRGVVRWVKDLPPAFKRSLRGSMGIEFAASAGEAADKARTRPSAEKPQSRPATARGAVPEASEGDLGSGSTSRRQVSTAEGNTYEVLLTEYRGAFYARLFQLPRSMGSADAVFRAAFWRKEEADAAVKKFLKEH